The Polaribacter sp. KT25b genome contains the following window.
GAAAATTTCTTAACTATCGGAATGGCAAAAGTAGCAACTTCTGCTTATGAAGCTTTCGATTTAGGCTTACTTCAAAAAGGAAAAGATGTAGTTGTTGTTAATAAAGATCGTCAAATTGCACAAGCTAAAAAACATGCAGTTTTAATGGCAGAAGCTGGTTATACACAACCTGTTAAACGCGATGATGTTTTAGTTCTTGGTAAACAGGCTTTAGGTATGTTTTTAGTAGGAACAGATTCTATGGAAGACAGCAAATATATTTCTGCACACGATCAGAAAATTGCAAATAAACTAGCTTATGTAATGGCTGGAGGAGATTTATCAGAACCAACTAAAGTTACTGAACAGTATTTATTAGATCTAGAGCGTGAAGCTTTCTTAAGTTTATGTACAGAGCGTAAAACTTTAGAACGTATTCAACACATGTTAAAAACTGGGAAACCATTAAGAAACTAAAAAAATGAAAACAGCATATATAGTAAAAGGATATAGAACAGCAGTTGCAAAAGCACCTAAAGGATTGTTCAGATTTAAACGAGCTGATGAATTGGCGGCAGAAACCATCCAATACATGATGAAGGAATTGCCAGAATTCGACAAAAAAAGAATTGATGATGTAATTGTAGGAAATGCAATGCCAGAAGGTGCTCAAGGATTAAACATGGCAAGATTAATTTCGTTAATGGGATTAGATATTGTTGATGTTCCTGGAGTAACCGTAAATCGTTTTTGTTCATCAGGATTAGAAACAATTGCTATGGCAGTTGCTAAAATTCAATCTGGAATGGCAGAATGTATTATTGCTGGTGGAGCAGAAAGTATGAGTTCTGTGCCAATGACAGGTTTTAAACCAGAATTAAATTACGATCTAATTTCAGCTGGTCATGAGGATTATTATTGGGGAATGGGAAATACAGCCGAAGCTGTTGCAAATGAATTTAAAGTTTCTAGAAAAGACCAAGATGAATTTGCTTTAAACTCTCATTTAAAAGCATTAAAAGCACAAGCAGAAGATCGTTTTCAATCTCAAATTGTTCCTATTAAAGTAGAGCAAACTTTTGTTGATGCAAATGGGAAAAAAGCAACAAAATCTTATACAGTAAATAAAGATGAAGGTCCACGTTTAGGTTCTAATATTGAAGGCTTAGCAAGATTACGTCCTGTTTTTGCAGCGAATGGAAGTGTAACGGCTGGTAATTCATCACAAATGAGTGATGGTGCAGCTTTTGTAATGGTAATGAGCGAAGATATGGTGAAAGAATTAAATCTTGAACCAATTGCAAGAATGGCAAGTTACGCTGCTGCAGGTGTACCACCAAGAATTATGGGAATTGGCCCAGTTGCTGCAATTCCGAAAGCATTAAAACAAGCAGGATTGCTACAAAATAATGTTGGTTTAATTGAGTTAAATGAAGCTTTTGCTTCTCAATCTTTGGCAGTAATTAGAGAATTAGGTTTAGATCCAAACATCATAAATGTAAATGGTGGT
Protein-coding sequences here:
- a CDS encoding acetyl-CoA C-acyltransferase, with translation MKTAYIVKGYRTAVAKAPKGLFRFKRADELAAETIQYMMKELPEFDKKRIDDVIVGNAMPEGAQGLNMARLISLMGLDIVDVPGVTVNRFCSSGLETIAMAVAKIQSGMAECIIAGGAESMSSVPMTGFKPELNYDLISAGHEDYYWGMGNTAEAVANEFKVSRKDQDEFALNSHLKALKAQAEDRFQSQIVPIKVEQTFVDANGKKATKSYTVNKDEGPRLGSNIEGLARLRPVFAANGSVTAGNSSQMSDGAAFVMVMSEDMVKELNLEPIARMASYAAAGVPPRIMGIGPVAAIPKALKQAGLLQNNVGLIELNEAFASQSLAVIRELGLDPNIINVNGGAIALGHPLGCTGAKLSVQLFDEMRKRDMKNKYGMVTMCVGTGQGAAGIFEFLN